Below is a genomic region from Tepidiforma bonchosmolovskayae.
CCGGGCGCGTAGTTGTCCGGCGATGGGTGCGCGCCCCGCGGCGTGTCGTTCTCGTACGGCCAGTGGTCCGGCACCTGCCCGTACGTCCCGATATTGATGTCCTTCAGCAGCAGCCCGCGCTCGCTCGGCTTCGCCCGCACGCCGCGCTCCGAACGGGTCCGGATGAGGTTGAACGTCAGGTTCGGCACCCGCTCCGGGTCCCGATCGACCAGGTCGAGGAACCCGCGCACCCGCTCCTCGGGAATGCGCATCATGGCGATGTTCGCCACCGTCACGTCCTTCAGCGGGGACGCCTCGATGCGGGCGATCGTCTCTTCGCTCCAGCCCAGTTCGCGGGCGCGGGTCTTCGTCGCGGTGCTCAGCTGCATCGTTCCATCCTTCCGGGAGCTGCGTGGTTCAGCGGTGCGGTCCGGGAGCCGCCCGTCAGTTGACCGGGTCGAGGAATTCGCGCAGGCCCGGCGCCATCCGTTCGCGCCGGTCGCCCAACCCAATCACTTCGAGCCGGTGCATGTACTCGTTCACCTGCCGCTTCCGCATCAGCAGGAGCTTGGCGAACCCCTCGTCGATGTGTTCGATGCCCCCGCCGGCAAGGATCGCCAGCGCTTCGCCGGTCGTCGGGTTCGTCGTCAGGCTCGCCTGCTGGCTCTGCGCCAGGGCCCCCTCCTGGATGTCCAGGTAGTGGTGCATCTCTTCCTTCCGCCACGGTTCGGTGTCCATCACGTACTTCATGTGCGTGACCCCGAACGCCAGGTGGCGGCTCTCGTCCTGCGCCGCAAGCCGGAAAATCTTCTTCTCCGCCTCGTTCTGCGCAATCAGCTCGCCCATCCGGAACAGCGTCTGGACGAACCCCTCGCCCACCAGGTGCAGCAGGGCCGTCATCTCGGTGAAGTCATCCACCGAGAGCAGGTTGATCGCGCCGAACCCGGCATCCACCATCCCGCCGCCGTTCACCAGCGCACGCTTCCGGAACACATCGAGGTGCCGGCTCTCATCCATAATCTGCGTGCCCAGGAACAGCTGCGACTCGAAGTGGTCCGGGTGCACCTGCTCCATGAACCGCCCCGGCAGGTCGCCCGCGATGAACTCCACCTGCGTCAGGAACGTGCACAGCGTGCACATCGCCCATTCGAGGTCATCCGGCAGCGGCTGAATCGTCTCCCACGGGATATCCACTGCGCTCGACCACTGCCGCTGGTTCGCCTCTTCGTAGAGCAGCATCGCGCTTTCCGACCAGACGTCCGCCTTCGAACGGTACTGGCGCGCGTGCCGCGGCGACCGCGGGTCGGCGACGGCGCCCCGCGGCTTGAAGACCGGCGCCCCCGCTTCGTCGAGGTCGACGACCCCGTACCGCGTGAGCGTGTTGATCTGCTCGAGCGTGAGCCCCCGGCGGCTCGCCTGGAGCCGCGCGCCGGTCTCGGTGTCGAGGTTCAGCCAGTCGAAGTTCAGCCCGGGAACGTCCACAAATGCAGGCGACGTCATCGGGGCACCTCCAGCACTCTTGATTGGCGCAGTATATCGCACGGATAGATCGTTCGCTGCAAGCGAAATCTTCCCCGGCCCCCGCCCCGGCGCCCCCGTCTTGGCAGCCGCAGCCGTTCTGCTATCCTTACGTTCGATGCGCCATTCCGACGCACTGCTTCGCGAGGTCGTGAACGCCCCGGACTCACCGGGGCGCGTCCTTTAGCGCCGCGCCGGCGGACCGCGGCCCCCTGGGCGACTCGCACGGCCGGCAGCCCGGCCTTCGCCCTCTCCTCTGGCCCTCCCTCACCGCTCCGTCGAAACTCTTCATAAGAATTTCGTACGAATCATCCCGGCGCCGGCTGCCCCGGCCGCCCGTCCAACCATCCCCGCAGGAGTACCGTCCCAATGCCCGAAAAGATTTACATCTTCGATACCACCCTCCGTGACGGCGAACAGTCCGCAGGCGTCGCCTTCACGCCCGGCGAAAAGCTCGAAATCGCCCGTCAGCTCGAAAAGCTCGGCGTCGACATCATTGAAGCCGGCTTCCCCTGCTCCACGCCCGGCGACCTCGAAGCCGTCCGCACCATCGCCCGCGAGGTCCGCACGCCGACCATCTGCGCCCTCGCCCGCGCCGTCCCGGCCGACATCGACACCGCCTGGGAGGCCGTCAAAGAAGCCTCCGAGCCCCGCATCCACGTCTTTATCAACTCCAGCGACATCCAAATGGCCCACCAGCTCCGCAAGGACCGCGAGCAGGTGCTCATCCAGGCCGAGGAGATGGTGAAGCACGCCGCCCGCTACACCAGCAACGTCGAATTCAGCCCGATGGACGCCACCCGGGCCGACCCCCACTTCATCTTCGAAATCGTCCGCCGCTGCATCGATGCCGGCGCCACCACCATCAACATCCCCGACTCCGTCGGCTACGCCATCCCCGAAGAGCTCGGCGCCTTCTTCCGCGCACTCTTCGAAAACGTCCCGAATATCCACAAGGCCCGCGTCTCCTTCCACGGCCAGAACGACCTCGGCCTCTGCACCGCCAACACCCTCACCGCCATCCAGAACGGCGCCCGCCAGGTCGAGGTCACCATCAACGGTATCGGCGAGCGCGCCGGCAATACCTCGCTCGAGGAAGTCGTCATGGCCATCAAGACCCGCAGCGACTTCCTCCCCTTCTACACCGACATCAACACCCGCGAGATCTACCGCACCTCCAAGCTCGTCGAGCGCTACTCCGGCATGCCCGTCCAGTGGAACAAGGCGATCGTCGGCAAGAACGCCTTCCGCCACGGCTCCGGCATCCACCAGGACGGCATCCTCAAGCTCCGCGAAACCTGGGAAATCATGGACCCCGCCGAAATCGGCATCCCCCAGGGCACCCAGCTCGTCCTCGGCAAGCTCTCCGGCCGCCACGCCTTCAAGGAGCACATGGTCGAACTCGGCTACGAACTGACCGACGAAGAGCTCAACCGCGTCTTCGCCGCCTTCAAAGAGCTCGCCGATAAGAAAATCGAAGTCGACGACCGCGACCTCGAGGCGCTCGTCAACGAAAACGTCCGCGCCATGGACACCGCCGGCTGGCGGCTCGACCTCGTCCAGGTGTCCGCGGGTGACCACGCGACCCCCACCGCCACCCTCCGCCTCGTCGACCCCGACGGCAACATCCGGGTCGACGCCGCCGTCGGCACGGGCCCGGTCGATGCCGTCTACCGCGCCATGAACCGGATCACCGGCCTCGCCCCGCGCCTCACCGAGTTCTCCGTCAAGAGCGTGACCGAAGGCATCGACGCCCAGGGCGAAGTCACCATTCGCATTGAAGACGACAAGGGCCGCACCTACACCGGCCGCGCCGCCGATACCGACATCATCGTCGCCAGCGCCCGGGCCTACATGAACGCCCTCAACCGGATGCTCGCCGTCCAGGCGCGCAACGCCGAGGTCCGCGCCAACCCGTAGCCCGCCCATCGCCCCGTACGCACCCGCCCGGGAGGGTAGAATCTCCGGCCATGCCGGAGTCCTCCCGGGCGCCCCGCTTTTATGGCTGGGTCGTGGTCGGCGCCGTCTTCGGCGTCCTCTTCGTCGCCTTCGGCGCCGCCTACTCCTTCGCAGCCTTCTTCAACGCCCTCCGCGACGACTTCGGCGCCACCCGCGGCGATATTTCCCTCGTCTTCGCCCTGGCGGGCTTCCTCTACTTCGGCCTCGGGTCCGTCACCGGCCTCCTCGCCGACCGGCTCGGGCCCCGTCAAGTCATCGCCGCCGGCGTCCTCTGCATCGCCGCGGGCATGGCCGCCGCAGCGCTCGCCCGCGAGGTCTGGCAGGTCTACCTCACCTACTCCCTCGGCGTGGGGGTCGGCGTTGGGCTGTCCTACGTCCCGGCTGTCGGTGTCGTCCAGCGCTGGTTCATCCGCCGGCGCGGCATGGCCTCCGGCTTCGCCGTGGCCGGCATCGGCGCCGGAACCCTTGTCATGCCCCTCGTCGCCGCAATCGCCATCGAGACCCTCGGCTGGCGGCCTGCATTCGTCCTCCTCGCGGCCGTCGCGCTCGCCATCGGCATCCCCTCCGTCCTCGCCATCGTCCCCACCCCCGCCGACCGCGGCCTCTACCCCGACGGCGACCGCGTGCCGCCGCCGGTGGTCGGCCCGGCCGGCGGCCCCACCGTCGCCCAGGTGCTCCGCACCCGCGCCTTCTGGCTCATGTTCGGCGCCGGCCTCTCCACCAGCCTCGGCATCTTCATCCCCTTCGCCCACCTCACCCCCTACGCCCGCGACCACGGCTACTCCGATGCCTTCGGCGCCCTCCTCGTCGGCTTCATCGGCATCGGCTCAATCGCCGGCCGCCTGGTCCTCGGCGGCTCCGCCGACCGCCTCGGCCGCCGCCGCTCCCTCGCCGGGACGTTCACGGCCATGGGCGTCTGCCTCGCCTGGTGGCTCGTCGCCACCCAGGCCTGGGCCCTGGTCATCTTCGCCCTCGCCTTCGGCGCCTCCTACGGCGGGTTCGTCGCCCTGATGCCGGCCCTCGCCGCCGACTACTTTGCCGGACGCCGCTTCTCCACGGTCCTCGGCCTCATCTACACGAGCGCCGCCGTCGGCGCGCTCGTCGGCCCCACCCTTGCCGGCGCCCTCTACGATGCCCGCGAAAGCTACGCCCTCCCCATCACCCTCGGCATCGTCCTCAACGGCGTCGCCGTCGCCTGCATGGCCCTCCTCCGCGACCCCGCCCCCGCCGGCCGCCCGGCGCCCTCGGCCGCGCCCGCAGCACACTAGCCCCCGCGGCGCCACAATGGGCCTGTGAAACGGTTCGCTAGCCTCGCCGCGCTCAGCCTCCTGGCCCTCGCGCTCCTCTCCGCCTGCGGCCTCAAAGACAAGTCCTACGCCACCTCGCCCTCGCTCCGCGCGCTCATCGGCACCACCACCGGCAACGTCGCCTTCCGTCCTCCCGAACCCCCGCCCGCGCCCGTCGAACCCCCGGCCGGCTGGGAAGTCACCTTCGCCCTCGCCAGCTTCTCCCACCTGGAGAACGACCAGCCGAGCATGCAGGTCGTCCTCCAGGTCCGCACCCACCCCGGCGCCGGCTTCGAACTCTGGCTCCTCGACGAAGCCGGCCAGGTGGTCGCCCGCTGGTCCGCCGGCGCGACCACCAGCTACGTCGGCACCGTCTGCTTCCAGCTCGAACTCGCCCGCGATGGCGAAGCCGTCCCCCTCGGCTCCGGCGAACACCGCGCCATCGTCGCCTTCCGCGAATTCGGCGGCCAGGTCATGGCCGCCCGCGAAACCCGCGTCACCGGCAACGTGCCCCGGCTCGAAGGTGCGGTCCCGGCGCCGAACAGTCCCGTCTACCGCGAAGCCCTTGCCTGCCCGAAGGGTTCCTGAATCGCTACGGCCGCCGCCACGCCAGCCACTGCGCCGCCGCCAGCAGCAGGCACGCATTCGCCGCTGCCGGGGCGAGCCACCGACCCTCCGCCGTAAAAACGCCCCACGCGAGCAGCGCCGCCGCCCACAGCGCAGCGCCGAGGATAGCGTGCCCTGCGGCCAGCCACGGCAGCCAGCCGATGCGCCGCTCCCACGCGAGCACGCCCAGGGCCGCCGCTCCCGCCGCCAGCACCCCGCCCGCTGCCCACGCCGCCCACCGCGGGAGATCGAACCAGCCCGAAAGTTCGCCCCCGAGCAGGAGCCAGGCCGCTGCAGCCGCGGCCATAAAGAGCGCATCGGCCCAGAGCACCAGCACGGCCGGCGAACGGAACGGAAGCAGGTGGTTGCGCTTCCTCACATCCCGAGCGTAGCACGGGTCCCGCCTCCGCCCGGCATGCGCCGGTCACAGCAGCACCAGGTTATCCCGGTGCACCACTTCCTCCCCATAGCTGTAGCCCAGCACCTCCGCAATCCGGTCCGACCGCACCCCGCGGATCCGCTCCAGCTCCTCCGAAGAGTAGTTCACGAGCCCGGCTGCCACCCGGTTCCCCTCCAGGTCGCGCACCTCCACCGAGTCCCCCCGCTGGAAGCTCCCCGAGACCGCGGCCACGCCCGCCGGCAGCAGGCTCCGCCCCCGCGCGCGCAGCGCCTCCGCTGCCCCGGCATCGACCGTAATCCACCCGCCCCTCGTGATATTTCCGAGGATCCACCGCTTCCGGCTCTCCAGCCGGTCCCCCGGCGCCGGGAAGTACGTCCCCGTGGTTTCGCCCCGCGCCGCCGCAAT
It encodes:
- a CDS encoding MFS transporter — its product is MPESSRAPRFYGWVVVGAVFGVLFVAFGAAYSFAAFFNALRDDFGATRGDISLVFALAGFLYFGLGSVTGLLADRLGPRQVIAAGVLCIAAGMAAAALAREVWQVYLTYSLGVGVGVGLSYVPAVGVVQRWFIRRRGMASGFAVAGIGAGTLVMPLVAAIAIETLGWRPAFVLLAAVALAIGIPSVLAIVPTPADRGLYPDGDRVPPPVVGPAGGPTVAQVLRTRAFWLMFGAGLSTSLGIFIPFAHLTPYARDHGYSDAFGALLVGFIGIGSIAGRLVLGGSADRLGRRRSLAGTFTAMGVCLAWWLVATQAWALVIFALAFGASYGGFVALMPALAADYFAGRRFSTVLGLIYTSAAVGALVGPTLAGALYDARESYALPITLGIVLNGVAVACMALLRDPAPAGRPAPSAAPAAH
- a CDS encoding 2-isopropylmalate synthase — its product is MPEKIYIFDTTLRDGEQSAGVAFTPGEKLEIARQLEKLGVDIIEAGFPCSTPGDLEAVRTIAREVRTPTICALARAVPADIDTAWEAVKEASEPRIHVFINSSDIQMAHQLRKDREQVLIQAEEMVKHAARYTSNVEFSPMDATRADPHFIFEIVRRCIDAGATTINIPDSVGYAIPEELGAFFRALFENVPNIHKARVSFHGQNDLGLCTANTLTAIQNGARQVEVTINGIGERAGNTSLEEVVMAIKTRSDFLPFYTDINTREIYRTSKLVERYSGMPVQWNKAIVGKNAFRHGSGIHQDGILKLRETWEIMDPAEIGIPQGTQLVLGKLSGRHAFKEHMVELGYELTDEELNRVFAAFKELADKKIEVDDRDLEALVNENVRAMDTAGWRLDLVQVSAGDHATPTATLRLVDPDGNIRVDAAVGTGPVDAVYRAMNRITGLAPRLTEFSVKSVTEGIDAQGEVTIRIEDDKGRTYTGRAADTDIIVASARAYMNALNRMLAVQARNAEVRANP
- a CDS encoding ferritin-like domain-containing protein, with translation MTSPAFVDVPGLNFDWLNLDTETGARLQASRRGLTLEQINTLTRYGVVDLDEAGAPVFKPRGAVADPRSPRHARQYRSKADVWSESAMLLYEEANQRQWSSAVDIPWETIQPLPDDLEWAMCTLCTFLTQVEFIAGDLPGRFMEQVHPDHFESQLFLGTQIMDESRHLDVFRKRALVNGGGMVDAGFGAINLLSVDDFTEMTALLHLVGEGFVQTLFRMGELIAQNEAEKKIFRLAAQDESRHLAFGVTHMKYVMDTEPWRKEEMHHYLDIQEGALAQSQQASLTTNPTTGEALAILAGGGIEHIDEGFAKLLLMRKRQVNEYMHRLEVIGLGDRRERMAPGLREFLDPVN